The proteins below are encoded in one region of Methanosarcina barkeri 3:
- a CDS encoding AAA family ATPase — protein MLIKIAITGKGGVGKTTLSGTLARLFARDGYEVLAIDADPDMNLASSLGVENPPKPLTDFKDLIQERAGAEGGAFIYNPKVDDIASKYGVIGPDEVRMLVMGTVDRGGSGCMCPASAFLRALLRHLMLKEKSAVILDMEAGIEHLGRGTTRGMDLMIVVVEPGARSLETAERIKKLSSEIGIKHLAAVINKGGAGKVNDKLEEMGIQVLGEIPFDPKLMQADLEKRAPIEVGGEAVDAIVKIKEKLMEVVEEIRIEEEASKSKK, from the coding sequence ATCCTCATAAAAATAGCAATTACCGGAAAAGGCGGCGTTGGAAAAACAACTCTCTCAGGTACTCTGGCCAGACTGTTTGCAAGAGACGGGTACGAGGTACTGGCAATAGATGCAGACCCGGATATGAACCTGGCATCTTCGCTTGGGGTCGAAAATCCCCCTAAGCCCCTGACAGATTTCAAAGACCTGATTCAGGAAAGAGCGGGTGCAGAAGGCGGAGCTTTCATCTACAACCCTAAAGTCGATGACATTGCAAGTAAATACGGAGTTATAGGGCCCGATGAAGTAAGAATGCTCGTTATGGGCACTGTAGACCGCGGTGGAAGTGGATGCATGTGTCCGGCCTCGGCTTTCCTGAGGGCTCTTCTCAGGCACCTTATGCTCAAGGAAAAGAGTGCAGTGATCCTTGATATGGAAGCAGGGATCGAACATCTCGGAAGGGGCACTACAAGAGGAATGGACCTCATGATCGTGGTAGTTGAGCCAGGGGCAAGATCGCTTGAAACGGCTGAGAGAATAAAAAAGCTGTCTTCCGAAATAGGAATAAAACACCTTGCTGCTGTAATTAATAAAGGAGGCGCGGGGAAAGTTAACGACAAACTTGAGGAGATGGGCATCCAGGTACTTGGAGAAATTCCCTTTGACCCCAAATTAATGCAGGCTGACCTGGAGAAACGGGCTCCTATTGAGGTAGGCGGCGAAGCTGTTGATGCTATAGTAAAAATTAAGGAAAAACTGATGGAAGTCGTTGAAGAGATCAGGATAGAAGAGGAAGCTAGCAAGAGCAAAAAGTAA